The following proteins come from a genomic window of Nostoc sp. ATCC 53789:
- a CDS encoding nuclear transport factor 2 family protein yields MMEQRQASIYKYTQLLWSVLLVLVIWNQPQSALADVNPQEITAIIRTRDIALQALNTRDFAKIQPYLHPNFTITTVDNQIFHKVPEFEKYWNQQFSSSIKDIKMQLKGDTLRTFLTPDIDVASGEAIASFYFKDGKAADMALRWTAVLQKLQDKWTIQSLHFSSNLLNNPVLNAAQQLGRILAIAAGVGGFLLGAVTMLLLRRKTKPRTERI; encoded by the coding sequence ATGATGGAACAGAGACAGGCAAGTATATACAAATACACTCAGCTACTTTGGAGTGTTTTGTTAGTGTTAGTAATTTGGAATCAACCCCAATCCGCTTTAGCAGATGTCAACCCACAGGAGATAACTGCAATTATTCGCACACGGGACATTGCCCTGCAAGCCCTAAACACCCGCGATTTTGCCAAAATACAGCCTTACTTGCACCCAAATTTCACAATCACAACAGTTGATAACCAGATTTTTCACAAAGTTCCTGAGTTTGAAAAGTACTGGAATCAGCAGTTTTCCAGTTCCATCAAAGATATCAAAATGCAACTGAAGGGAGATACTCTTAGAACATTTCTTACTCCAGATATAGATGTTGCCTCTGGAGAGGCGATCGCATCCTTTTATTTCAAAGATGGCAAAGCGGCTGATATGGCGTTGCGATGGACAGCAGTGCTGCAAAAACTCCAAGATAAATGGACGATTCAATCGCTGCATTTTTCCTCAAATCTACTGAATAACCCGGTGCTAAATGCTGCTCAACAATTGGGACGCATTCTAGCAATTGCAGCAGGCGTAGGTGGTTTCCTTCTGGGAGCAGTGACGATGCTATTATTACGTCGCAAGACTAAGCCACGAACCGAAAGGATATAG
- a CDS encoding DUF4276 family protein, producing MVSYFLANPLSYFPAVLIIICDLDDRCLSAFRKELLELVNYCNPKPKTQFCIAIEEGEAWYLGDLAAVKAAYPSAKQAVLNSYTNDEICGTWEKLADAVYSGGCQKLSKFAYQAIGKEKATWAEKISPLMDIDNNQSPSFCYFRDQLRRLSGQ from the coding sequence TTGGTATCTTATTTTCTTGCAAATCCCTTATCTTATTTCCCTGCTGTCCTCATAATCATTTGCGATCTTGATGACCGATGCCTGAGTGCTTTTCGCAAAGAACTACTTGAACTCGTAAATTATTGTAATCCTAAGCCAAAGACACAATTTTGTATTGCTATTGAGGAAGGAGAAGCATGGTACTTAGGTGATTTAGCAGCAGTAAAGGCAGCTTATCCGAGTGCAAAACAAGCAGTTCTAAATTCATACACCAACGATGAGATTTGTGGCACATGGGAGAAGTTAGCTGACGCAGTATATTCTGGTGGTTGCCAAAAGTTATCTAAATTTGCTTATCAGGCAATTGGTAAAGAGAAAGCAACTTGGGCTGAAAAGATATCTCCCCTTATGGACATTGACAATAATCAATCACCAAGTTTCTGCTATTTTCGAGATCAGCTTCGACGTTTAAGTGGACAGTAG
- a CDS encoding transposase: protein MKKIPQTDAIFDNVFQENQASDENPKSLRVSIDTKAKVKIGNLSRGGKARTLEAKAADDHDTQWEAVLVPFGILNTHSEKLTIYLGQSAETSDFIVDCLTAWWYENQHDYQDYDEWVIDLDGGAATRSNRTQFIKRMVELSQAINLRIRLIYYPPYHSKYNPIERCWAALENYWNGAILDSIEVAIKWASNMTWKGIAPIVHRVEATYEKGIKVLSQELEHYQTFWQPSETLPKWHITIFPV, encoded by the coding sequence TTGAAAAAGATTCCGCAAACAGATGCCATTTTTGACAATGTGTTTCAGGAAAATCAGGCATCGGATGAGAATCCCAAATCGTTGCGAGTCTCTATCGATACTAAAGCCAAGGTGAAGATTGGCAATCTTTCCAGAGGTGGTAAAGCTCGGACACTGGAAGCAAAAGCTGCGGATGACCACGATACACAGTGGGAGGCAGTCTTAGTTCCTTTTGGCATTCTCAACACACACAGTGAAAAGCTTACGATTTACTTAGGTCAGTCGGCTGAAACCAGTGATTTTATTGTCGATTGTTTAACTGCTTGGTGGTATGAGAATCAACACGATTACCAAGATTATGATGAATGGGTGATTGACCTTGATGGTGGTGCAGCAACTCGCAGTAACCGCACACAGTTTATCAAACGTATGGTTGAACTGTCTCAAGCAATTAATTTAAGAATCCGACTGATTTACTATCCTCCGTACCATAGCAAGTACAATCCCATAGAGAGGTGTTGGGCAGCCCTAGAGAACTATTGGAATGGCGCAATTCTGGATTCGATTGAAGTTGCCATCAAGTGGGCTTCCAATATGACTTGGAAAGGGATTGCACCCATTGTTCACCGTGTTGAAGCAACCTATGAAAAAGGAATCAAGGTTCTCTCACAAGAGTTAGAACACTACCAAACCTTCTGGCAACCTTCCGAAACTCTACCTAAATGGCATATCACAATTTTCCCCGTTTAA
- a CDS encoding AAA family ATPase — MSKVEGFRVRNYRVLRDITLGKLWNTQNAKPLTSMTAVIGKNGVGKSTIFDTFGFLADCLKNGVEEACDSRGRGGFERIRSQGQEGSIEFDIYYKEDHNARPITYELAIDIDSSGRPYVKRERLRQRRKGQSKGQPFSFLILNEGRGIAWKGEQEGKQVEEEKGDFDLSKLIEKIQRGEGKEESKETEVVELDDKRKLGIATLGSLKQHPRISVFRRFIEGWYLSYFTPDAARSLPLAGPQKHLNIHGDNLGNVVQFMEREHPKKFQSILEKISSKIPGVNKISTERSPDGRLLLRFNDKGFQDPFYAQNMSDGTLKVFAYLLLLEDPSPPPFLCIEEPENGLYHKLLETLAREFREHATGQKGGSQIFVTTHQPYFVDALKPDEVWVLEKGEDGFAKIKRASEDPLINNLVSEGLPLGGLWYSDYLDAS, encoded by the coding sequence ATGTCTAAAGTAGAAGGCTTTAGGGTAAGAAATTATAGAGTTCTTCGCGATATCACTTTGGGAAAGTTGTGGAACACACAGAATGCCAAGCCATTAACGTCAATGACAGCAGTCATCGGTAAAAACGGTGTGGGAAAAAGCACCATTTTCGACACTTTTGGATTTCTTGCAGACTGCTTGAAAAATGGAGTAGAGGAAGCGTGTGATTCTCGTGGACGTGGGGGCTTTGAGAGAATTCGTTCCCAAGGACAAGAGGGAAGTATTGAGTTTGATATTTATTATAAAGAGGATCATAATGCCCGGCCAATTACCTATGAGTTGGCAATAGATATTGACTCCTCTGGAAGACCTTATGTAAAGAGGGAAAGACTCAGACAACGAAGAAAAGGACAAAGCAAGGGACAACCTTTTTCTTTTCTAATTCTCAATGAAGGTAGAGGAATTGCATGGAAAGGTGAACAAGAAGGCAAACAAGTTGAGGAAGAAAAAGGTGATTTTGATTTGTCAAAATTAATAGAAAAAATACAGAGAGGTGAAGGAAAAGAGGAAAGTAAGGAAACTGAGGTAGTTGAACTTGACGATAAGCGGAAACTGGGAATTGCAACTTTGGGCTCACTCAAACAACACCCAAGAATTTCTGTATTTCGTAGATTTATTGAAGGATGGTATTTAAGCTATTTTACTCCAGATGCTGCACGAAGCTTGCCTCTGGCTGGGCCACAAAAGCATCTGAATATTCATGGCGATAATCTGGGCAATGTAGTTCAGTTTATGGAGAGAGAACATCCTAAAAAGTTTCAATCCATACTTGAAAAAATATCTAGCAAAATTCCAGGTGTCAACAAGATTAGCACCGAAAGAAGTCCAGACGGAAGACTACTACTGCGTTTCAACGACAAGGGTTTTCAAGACCCATTTTATGCCCAAAATATGTCAGATGGAACACTTAAGGTATTTGCTTATCTCCTCTTGTTAGAAGATCCCTCACCACCACCATTTTTGTGTATTGAAGAACCAGAAAATGGACTTTACCATAAACTTTTAGAAACCCTAGCGCGAGAATTTCGAGAACACGCTACAGGTCAGAAAGGTGGATCACAAATATTTGTGACAACACATCAGCCATATTTTGTAGATGCCCTTAAACCTGACGAGGTTTGGGTCTTGGAAAAGGGCGAGGATGGATTTGCGAAAATTAAGCGAGCTAGTGAAGATCCTCTGATCAATAACCTTGTTTCTGAAGGTTTACCTCTTGGCGGACTTTGGTACAGTGACTATTTGGATGCAAGTTGA
- a CDS encoding galactose oxidase early set domain-containing protein translates to MTQEQLTMTTRNKLLKILAIFVLAVAVTFYGGRYAIADEPPPNASIICAETSTLEKNLRGKLGNKLLTYEGCPQEMGAWYMLPMAKNESDRMQAVHAALLPNNKVLIVNGSSNRNRVTTEGKIEDGVNTKNYDVVNNTSIFDPSLSDSLIENAKLDFNISPFQRIDSPLAEINGESNDPFCSGHLQLPNGDVLFIGGSRVYYPGVRFAGSKQANIYHWQEKDWQKQDQNIKRWENLGLTKDGHWYPTLIPLADGAIASFSGFTADPSQIVSTLVEIYDPNLKTWQSIDVKNLPNNPFLTQMNDESFGSDIIDLYARILPTKQKNRFIITGDGGGKNEPKIAHASTHSYFVTFNKDQDGKYSISFEPGPDRLAINKVYGTAVLDPSSPNGDVLLLGGIMGTNNIGIGPGKDVIKGASITASLERWKAPQDASTKGSWEIDNDFLAKIDEDILLNTEDIVDGKVKKFPLNYKYVKQSSKLGRYGKRAMEQAVILPTKEILVVNGGNYAETRPAYNPTLLIPDATKTGHQGFRTKLMNPDVEPRLYHNTALLLPDARVLVMGGNNSRAARFDKDGTVRLDTKNDFAFVNKGTDGNSGEIWQHAIFYPPYLFGESDRPEIAIAPEKLQYGASQTISVSNASTDQPGSIVLVKLGSVTHSFDNGQRLVDIQIDKKQIKYLSAQEQQLGGLKYNASIPFTAPTNDHFTPPGYYMLFYINSAGKPSHAKIVQLVNS, encoded by the coding sequence ATGACTCAAGAACAATTGACAATGACGACGCGGAACAAACTCCTGAAAATCTTGGCGATCTTTGTTTTGGCAGTGGCAGTTACCTTTTATGGGGGTCGTTATGCGATCGCTGATGAACCGCCACCCAATGCCTCAATTATCTGTGCAGAAACTAGTACTTTAGAAAAGAACTTGCGAGGCAAACTGGGCAATAAACTGCTCACATACGAAGGTTGTCCGCAAGAAATGGGCGCTTGGTATATGCTACCGATGGCCAAAAACGAAAGCGATCGGATGCAAGCTGTTCACGCAGCGCTATTACCCAACAATAAAGTCCTGATTGTCAACGGCAGCAGCAACCGCAACCGTGTCACAACAGAAGGCAAGATCGAAGACGGTGTTAATACTAAAAATTATGATGTCGTCAATAATACCTCTATCTTCGATCCCTCCCTTTCCGATTCGTTAATCGAGAATGCAAAGCTAGATTTCAACATCTCTCCTTTCCAGCGCATTGACTCACCCCTAGCAGAGATAAACGGTGAAAGCAATGACCCTTTCTGTTCCGGTCATTTACAGCTGCCCAACGGAGATGTACTATTTATCGGTGGTAGTCGAGTATATTACCCAGGTGTACGCTTCGCCGGGTCAAAACAAGCCAATATTTATCACTGGCAAGAAAAAGATTGGCAAAAACAAGACCAAAATATAAAGAGGTGGGAAAACCTGGGTTTAACCAAGGATGGTCACTGGTATCCTACCCTCATTCCTCTAGCGGACGGAGCGATCGCTTCTTTCTCAGGATTCACAGCCGATCCCTCTCAGATTGTTAGCACTCTGGTAGAAATCTACGATCCTAACTTGAAGACTTGGCAATCTATCGATGTCAAGAATCTTCCCAACAATCCGTTTCTAACTCAAATGAATGACGAGAGCTTCGGCTCTGACATCATAGACCTCTATGCCCGCATACTACCCACCAAACAGAAAAACCGATTCATCATCACTGGTGATGGCGGTGGTAAAAATGAACCGAAGATTGCACACGCAAGTACCCACAGCTATTTTGTAACGTTCAATAAAGATCAGGATGGAAAGTATTCCATTAGCTTCGAGCCAGGCCCCGATAGACTAGCAATCAACAAAGTCTATGGCACTGCTGTTCTCGACCCTAGTTCTCCTAACGGGGATGTTTTGTTATTGGGTGGCATCATGGGTACCAATAACATTGGCATTGGCCCTGGAAAAGATGTTATCAAGGGAGCAAGCATCACTGCTAGCCTAGAGCGTTGGAAAGCACCACAAGACGCTAGTACTAAAGGTTCATGGGAGATCGATAATGACTTCTTGGCCAAAATCGATGAAGACATTCTGCTGAATACTGAGGATATTGTCGATGGCAAGGTGAAGAAATTTCCACTGAATTATAAGTATGTGAAACAGTCTTCAAAATTGGGTCGCTATGGCAAACGAGCTATGGAACAGGCGGTTATTCTACCCACCAAAGAAATTTTGGTGGTCAATGGAGGTAACTACGCCGAAACTCGTCCGGCTTACAACCCCACCCTGTTGATTCCCGATGCGACTAAAACCGGACACCAAGGCTTCCGTACCAAGCTGATGAACCCGGATGTTGAACCCAGACTTTATCACAATACCGCTTTGCTGTTGCCAGATGCACGGGTGTTAGTCATGGGTGGTAATAACTCTCGTGCTGCCAGATTTGATAAAGATGGAACAGTTCGTCTGGATACCAAGAACGATTTTGCCTTTGTTAATAAAGGCACTGATGGCAATAGCGGTGAAATATGGCAACATGCGATCTTTTACCCACCCTATCTCTTCGGAGAGAGCGATCGCCCAGAAATTGCGATCGCTCCTGAAAAACTCCAATACGGTGCGTCTCAAACTATCTCTGTGAGCAATGCCTCTACAGATCAACCAGGTTCTATAGTGCTTGTAAAATTGGGATCTGTCACCCACTCCTTTGACAATGGTCAACGATTGGTAGATATCCAGATCGACAAAAAACAGATTAAATACTTGAGCGCACAAGAGCAACAACTAGGTGGCTTGAAATACAACGCTAGCATTCCCTTCACCGCTCCCACCAACGACCACTTTACTCCACCTGGCTACTACATGCTGTTCTACATCAATAGTGCCGGAAAGCCTTCTCACGCCAAGATTGTGCAATTAGTAAATAGCTAA
- a CDS encoding glycosyltransferase, producing the protein MGRSNYQPSKNISFHRRLKATIIVLFVWGGVSLLHWLPETQWLMLGLTAILTVQTLRMLLAKPVAAVMESEIYLPPVSILVPAKNESPVLANLVYSLCQLNYPSDRLDIWVVDDGSTDETPQVLRELQTQFPSLQVHRRESKGGKSGALNAVFPFTQGEIILVCDADAQLPANFLQRTVPLFQKQAIGAVQVRKAISNANTNFLTRCQQMEMCCDSFLQTHRIAIGGMSELRGNGMLVRRELLEKCQGWNENTVTDDLDLCFKLYLAGAEIEFVTVPSIQEEGVTTWEKLWNQRCRWAEGGYQRYLDYFPQILTLGWAKEIDLLLFFLLQFLLPIGLIPDLVWTILYSHHPVLFPLQTLLSIILTIAFIAGLYQFQNLRGWSLLWATIQGSFYMVHWIPVMIVTTLKMCVQKERSRWVKTEHRGGTA; encoded by the coding sequence GTGGGAAGAAGCAACTATCAGCCCAGTAAAAATATTAGCTTTCATCGCCGTCTCAAAGCAACCATAATAGTTTTATTTGTTTGGGGTGGCGTGAGTTTGCTGCACTGGCTACCAGAAACACAATGGTTGATGCTGGGATTAACGGCCATCCTGACTGTGCAAACATTACGGATGCTGTTAGCAAAACCAGTAGCGGCGGTGATGGAGAGTGAGATTTATTTACCGCCAGTCTCGATTTTAGTTCCGGCTAAAAATGAAAGTCCAGTCTTGGCTAATCTAGTTTACAGCTTATGCCAATTGAATTATCCCAGCGATCGCCTAGATATCTGGGTTGTTGATGATGGTAGTACCGATGAAACCCCCCAGGTTTTGAGGGAATTACAAACTCAATTTCCATCTTTACAAGTTCATCGACGGGAATCAAAAGGTGGTAAATCAGGGGCTTTAAATGCGGTGTTTCCCTTTACCCAAGGGGAAATTATTCTAGTCTGCGATGCGGATGCTCAGTTACCTGCCAATTTTCTCCAGCGAACAGTACCTTTATTTCAGAAGCAAGCGATCGGTGCAGTGCAAGTACGAAAAGCGATTTCTAATGCTAATACCAATTTCTTAACCCGTTGCCAGCAGATGGAAATGTGCTGTGATAGCTTTCTGCAAACCCATCGCATTGCGATTGGTGGAATGTCTGAACTGCGGGGTAATGGGATGTTAGTTCGTCGGGAATTGTTAGAAAAGTGTCAAGGTTGGAATGAGAACACTGTCACCGATGATTTGGATCTTTGTTTCAAACTCTATTTGGCAGGTGCAGAAATTGAGTTTGTTACAGTTCCATCAATTCAAGAAGAAGGTGTAACTACTTGGGAAAAACTTTGGAATCAACGCTGTCGTTGGGCTGAAGGTGGCTATCAGCGTTACCTGGATTATTTTCCTCAAATTCTTACTTTAGGTTGGGCGAAAGAAATAGATTTATTATTGTTTTTCTTATTGCAATTTCTTCTACCAATTGGACTAATACCAGACTTAGTTTGGACAATACTATATAGCCATCATCCAGTTCTGTTTCCACTGCAAACACTACTCAGCATCATTCTGACAATTGCCTTTATTGCTGGACTTTACCAATTTCAAAATTTACGAGGATGGTCTTTGCTTTGGGCAACAATTCAAGGGTCATTCTACATGGTGCATTGGATTCCTGTGATGATTGTGACGACTTTAAAGATGTGTGTGCAAAAAGAGCGATCGCGCTGGGTAAAAACTGAGCATCGTGGTGGAACGGCATAA